In Sphingobacterium sp. PCS056, the following proteins share a genomic window:
- the fmt gene encoding methionyl-tRNA formyltransferase produces the protein MRIIFMGTPDFAVASLDALVQSGENIVAVVTAPDKPAGRGQKLHQSAVKIYAEAHGIPVLQPVKLRDPDFLEELRIYQADLQVVVAFRMLPEAVWNMPPYGTINVHASLLPQYRGAAPINHAIINGEHVSGVSTFLLQHEIDTGKILLSEEVAIAPDDNAGILHDKLMHVGAQLLLKTLAGLKTNTLTPKAQSTLIPESELKHAPKIFKENCQIDWNQDIDTIYNLIRGLSPYPAAYTSLDNKVLKLYVGTKEYSTPDITPGDYKTDGKSYLKFAGNNGYIHVIQLQIEGKKKMEIIDFLRGYRF, from the coding sequence ATGCGCATCATATTCATGGGAACACCAGACTTTGCCGTCGCTTCATTAGATGCTCTCGTACAATCCGGAGAAAATATTGTAGCAGTAGTCACAGCACCTGACAAACCGGCGGGCCGAGGACAAAAACTTCACCAATCGGCAGTTAAGATCTATGCAGAGGCTCATGGTATACCGGTATTGCAACCCGTTAAACTTAGAGATCCTGATTTTTTGGAAGAATTGAGAATTTATCAAGCAGATTTACAAGTCGTCGTTGCTTTTCGCATGCTGCCCGAAGCCGTATGGAATATGCCTCCATATGGCACCATTAACGTACATGCATCATTATTACCACAATATCGAGGCGCAGCACCCATCAACCACGCTATCATCAACGGTGAGCACGTGAGTGGTGTATCAACATTTCTTTTACAACATGAAATAGACACCGGAAAGATTCTATTATCGGAGGAAGTTGCTATTGCCCCTGATGACAATGCTGGAATTTTACACGATAAACTGATGCATGTAGGTGCGCAATTACTTTTAAAAACTTTGGCCGGACTAAAAACGAATACGCTGACACCAAAAGCACAAAGTACACTAATTCCAGAGAGTGAATTGAAACATGCGCCTAAAATATTCAAAGAAAACTGTCAAATCGACTGGAATCAAGATATTGACACCATCTATAACCTCATACGCGGATTGAGTCCATATCCAGCCGCCTATACAAGCTTAGACAATAAAGTATTAAAGCTCTATGTAGGAACAAAAGAATATTCAACTCCAGATATTACTCCTGGAGATTATAAGACCGACGGTAAATCCTACCTTAAATTTGCAGGTAATAATGGTTACATCCATGTCATCCAATTGCAGATAGAAGGTAAAAAGAAAATGGAAATTATAGACTTCTTAAGAGGTTACCGGTTCTAA
- a CDS encoding helix-turn-helix domain-containing protein, which translates to MPIIIHLDKVMRDRKMSLNELSAKVGITLSNLSIIKNQKAKALRLDTLASICEALACQPADLMEFIPEKSDDHKNEDVVV; encoded by the coding sequence ATGCCAATTATTATACATTTAGACAAAGTAATGCGAGATCGCAAAATGTCACTGAATGAGCTAAGTGCTAAGGTAGGAATCACGCTGTCAAACCTATCCATCATTAAAAATCAAAAAGCCAAAGCATTGCGTTTGGATACTCTGGCCTCGATCTGTGAAGCACTTGCATGTCAGCCCGCTGATTTAATGGAGTTTATACCGGAAAAATCCGATGACCACAAAAATGAGGATGTAGTCGTTTAG
- a CDS encoding RNA polymerase sigma factor RpoD/SigA has product MRQLKITQSITNRESQSLDKYLHEIGKVDLITAEEEVELAQRIREGDQVALEKLTKTNLRFVVSVAKQYQNQGLTLGDLINEGNLGLIKAAKRFDETKGFKFISYAVWWIRQSILQAIAEQSRIVRLPLNQVGSLSKISKAFSKLEQEYEREPSPEELADILETTVDKVSDTLSNSGRHVSMDAPFVQGEENTLLDVLENHDPDTDSSLIDESLSEEIRRSLSTLTEREREIIVLFFGLGSNHQLSLEEIGEKFNLTRERVRQIKDKALQRLRHTSRSKILKSYLG; this is encoded by the coding sequence ATGAGACAGCTCAAAATTACACAATCGATTACCAATCGTGAGTCACAGTCGTTAGACAAATACTTACACGAAATTGGTAAAGTAGACTTAATAACAGCAGAAGAAGAAGTTGAATTAGCACAACGTATTCGCGAAGGTGACCAAGTTGCCTTGGAGAAATTGACTAAAACCAACTTACGTTTCGTCGTATCTGTAGCAAAACAATATCAGAATCAAGGATTAACCTTAGGTGATTTAATCAATGAAGGTAACTTGGGCTTAATAAAAGCAGCTAAACGTTTTGACGAGACTAAAGGTTTTAAATTTATCTCTTATGCGGTATGGTGGATTCGTCAATCAATTCTTCAAGCTATTGCGGAGCAATCTCGTATTGTGCGTTTACCATTGAACCAAGTGGGTTCATTAAGTAAAATTAGTAAAGCATTCTCTAAATTAGAACAAGAATATGAACGCGAACCTTCACCAGAAGAGTTAGCTGATATTCTTGAAACAACAGTCGATAAAGTTTCGGATACTTTAAGTAATTCGGGAAGACATGTCTCTATGGACGCACCATTCGTGCAAGGGGAAGAAAATACCCTATTAGATGTATTAGAGAATCATGACCCAGATACTGATAGTTCTCTTATCGATGAGTCTTTATCGGAGGAAATCAGACGTTCATTATCTACTTTGACAGAAAGAGAAAGAGAAATAATCGTTTTATTTTTCGGTCTCGGATCTAATCACCAATTATCTTTAGAGGAAATAGGTGAAAAATTCAACCTGACTCGTGAACGTGTCCGCCAGATTAAAGATAAAGCTTTACAACGCTTACGTCATACATCTCGTAGCAAGATTTTAAAATCTTATTTAGGTTAA
- a CDS encoding quinol oxidase subunit 4, producing the protein MKKIYFILALSTAMLSTSCYMSRTSGHSGKVPPGQAKKAAGTKSAKHFAPGQQYKK; encoded by the coding sequence ATGAAAAAGATATATTTTATATTAGCACTTTCAACTGCTATGCTCAGTACTTCATGCTATATGTCAAGGACATCCGGTCATAGTGGTAAAGTTCCTCCTGGCCAAGCTAAAAAAGCAGCAGGAACAAAATCTGCTAAGCATTTTGCTCCGGGGCAGCAATATAAAAAGTAA
- a CDS encoding RagB/SusD family nutrient uptake outer membrane protein yields the protein MKKIFYPILALLLTSSSCKDVLDIEDLNSLDESKVWNDPNLVNAYITNLYPLFGNWSAGADANSDQLIGIAFPLDAVTVNNAAYKVWDYTTIRKINTAIQKVNESTGLGKDVKNSVLSQALFMRAYMYFNMVRNHGGVPYITVPQDLETDQLQVPRNTTKECFDFIVKDLDQAISLLPPVIAKNSVDYGRIDGNFAMAFKAKVLLYKASPQFNPSNPYNNAFWAEANIANKAAYDKLKADGYNLTADYSNIALQEKGAEVVFAVINAYPNKVASWDNGVRPGSESRGSASAVPSWDFVKSFPMKDGKSFSDPTGKYYKTSEQFLQSYWENRDPRFEKSIVWNGKVYEVSGKTGKRQYTSVGIAADLDNFGVNPKAKTPSENLNRYSGFFILKNSKLSLKQTEVETQYDVDFVLMRFAEVMMNYAETANETGDFNTALNLLKQIRMRAGIEAGDDGNYGITATDRSQMRDAILAERNIEFCFEGHRFWDLRRARKLNMLNNTTKYGVEAIAITNDGTDMDLDEAALLAKSYQLRENQFKYSILQVPNTGNKVNLVPDTYYFFPIAQSVIDKNSNIKQNKDWGGTFNPTLE from the coding sequence ATGAAAAAAATATTTTATCCCATATTAGCGCTTTTATTGACATCATCATCCTGTAAAGATGTGTTGGATATTGAAGATCTAAATTCACTTGATGAAAGTAAGGTTTGGAATGATCCAAACCTCGTGAATGCTTATATAACCAATCTTTATCCCTTATTTGGTAATTGGAGCGCTGGAGCTGATGCAAATTCCGATCAATTAATCGGAATTGCCTTTCCATTAGATGCAGTTACAGTTAATAATGCAGCGTATAAAGTTTGGGACTACACGACCATACGTAAAATTAATACTGCAATCCAAAAAGTAAACGAAAGTACAGGACTGGGTAAAGATGTGAAAAATTCAGTCCTTAGCCAGGCCTTATTTATGCGTGCTTATATGTACTTCAATATGGTGAGAAACCACGGAGGAGTGCCTTATATTACTGTTCCTCAAGATTTAGAAACCGATCAATTACAAGTACCTCGAAATACCACAAAAGAGTGCTTTGATTTTATCGTGAAAGATCTTGATCAAGCGATTTCTTTATTGCCTCCTGTAATTGCTAAAAATTCAGTAGACTATGGTAGGATTGATGGAAACTTTGCTATGGCATTTAAAGCCAAAGTCTTATTATACAAAGCATCACCTCAATTTAACCCATCCAACCCATATAATAATGCTTTCTGGGCAGAAGCAAACATAGCTAATAAGGCTGCTTATGATAAGTTAAAAGCTGATGGGTATAATTTGACCGCTGACTATTCCAATATTGCATTGCAGGAGAAGGGGGCTGAAGTCGTATTTGCAGTCATCAATGCTTACCCTAATAAAGTCGCAAGTTGGGATAATGGTGTTCGTCCGGGATCTGAAAGTAGAGGATCCGCGAGTGCTGTTCCATCTTGGGATTTTGTTAAATCGTTTCCAATGAAAGATGGCAAATCTTTTTCAGACCCGACCGGAAAGTACTATAAGACCAGTGAGCAGTTTTTGCAGTCTTATTGGGAAAATAGAGATCCACGATTTGAAAAATCGATTGTATGGAATGGTAAAGTATATGAGGTTTCGGGAAAGACAGGAAAGAGACAATATACCTCAGTTGGTATAGCTGCTGATCTGGATAATTTTGGTGTGAATCCTAAAGCAAAGACACCATCAGAAAATCTGAATCGATATAGTGGCTTTTTTATTCTTAAAAACTCTAAGTTGTCTCTTAAACAAACGGAAGTGGAAACACAGTACGATGTCGATTTTGTATTGATGCGTTTTGCAGAAGTTATGATGAATTATGCGGAAACGGCAAATGAAACTGGTGATTTCAATACGGCATTAAATCTTTTAAAACAAATTCGTATGCGTGCTGGTATTGAAGCTGGGGACGATGGTAACTATGGTATTACAGCAACTGACCGTTCGCAAATGCGTGATGCAATTTTAGCTGAACGTAATATCGAATTCTGTTTTGAGGGACATCGTTTCTGGGATTTGAGACGAGCTCGCAAATTAAACATGCTGAACAACACGACTAAATATGGAGTAGAAGCAATTGCTATCACCAACGATGGCACAGATATGGATTTGGATGAGGCTGCTCTGCTTGCAAAGAGTTATCAACTCAGGGAAAATCAATTTAAGTACAGTATACTTCAAGTGCCGAATACAGGAAATAAAGTGAATTTGGTTCCTGATACCTACTATTTCTTTCCGATAGCACAATCTGTCATTGATAAAAATTCAAATATTAAACAAAATAAGGACTGGGGGGGAACATTCAATCCAACTCTGGAATAG
- a CDS encoding SusC/RagA family TonB-linked outer membrane protein has product MNNFLSKKHQFQTMLLLRFRSPQTNWPLRLGMLGLVSMSYHVGLAQSTASVNGVVRDASNNPISGATVSIENPKTKYKQINTTNAAGTFSFDHIPEGQDYEIKVSFVGFKTKILSNYNIDSKDKVAITVALEQEQESLEEVVVVGYGKQKRANITGSVASVNAEQLKNISPSNLSNALAGRAAGINVTNTSGMAGASSSLRIRGSFAEPLYVIDGIVRDKAAFDALEANEVDQMSFLKDAATAAVYGTRAGNGVVVVTTKKGSAQEPVFNVQSNYSFGAPTQTLLADITTAADELTYQNRVSQFLWENGSKTSPWVAPNGQIEFDYFKDKDYSVNDVIWRNPFSHRQSISVSGGGDRITYYNLVSYRKENGSYKSLDHEKFNLRSNVSAKITDDFTIDVNISANQINSKRFYWPFSTSSDDDDFDVSDFYRVTFNWPKMYPFYLNADGSPSDSPTDYPVQTPMGSWQAWNVIDQVVGNRYIDRKVRQVNPIMTLNYKLDKLVQGLSTKVVGSYLAEDYMRKRFMTFQKNYTFTSLNPDGNRFIPAPPSEDKVNVFTFSQAQPFMDYAPQREWEYQVNWFLNYNRKFNKHGIDALLVYEQFKAGGTYVNSRAENPIVSIDQMFIYPTDRNFRSTDAYESINSRRGFIGRANYNYSDKYIAEFSFRYDGSPLFPGDKRWGFFPSMSAAWRISEEQFFSNVRNTMSDLKLRASYGTTGNDLNVNAQRIGQFLYQEKYRPSGGYMFGDRYYNGVAYGATPTQNLTWTTSKSVNIGLDFGFINNKLTGSVDVFSRKETDILGPRSLKVPDNYGRALAPENYAARSYKGGEFSVNWNDRIGEVSYGVTANMGYAKDRWDIFDEEPAFAVGGTRNFESRVGRPENRIIGFEAIDLVRTQQQLDALKSSGFKTYGRDPYLGMILYKDIRGANYSDMPDGKIDDNDLTLLSENNTPRINYGLGLNANWKGVTISALLQGVLAYDRVISNQEGGGIRQHGGTFRPYYPIWAGDVWTADNPNAEYPRVVGSNWQESGTGASSFWIRNGAYLRLRDLNVSYSLPQSLTKAMKINHVNLFFNGTNLFVFSPMTEFHDPEQKMYDSYPVMKTFTLGLDIKF; this is encoded by the coding sequence ATGAACAACTTTTTATCCAAAAAGCATCAATTCCAAACGATGCTGCTACTGCGATTTAGAAGTCCGCAAACGAATTGGCCTCTTCGACTGGGAATGTTAGGGCTTGTGAGTATGAGTTATCATGTGGGATTAGCGCAGTCAACAGCTTCTGTCAATGGGGTTGTACGGGATGCGAGTAACAATCCGATTAGTGGAGCAACAGTGAGTATTGAAAACCCAAAAACAAAGTACAAACAGATCAATACGACAAATGCAGCAGGAACTTTCTCATTTGATCATATCCCCGAAGGACAAGACTACGAGATTAAAGTCAGTTTTGTTGGTTTCAAAACCAAAATCCTTAGTAACTATAATATTGACTCAAAAGATAAAGTCGCTATTACCGTTGCCTTGGAACAAGAACAAGAGAGTCTAGAGGAAGTTGTCGTTGTAGGATATGGAAAACAAAAGAGGGCTAATATCACCGGTTCTGTGGCTTCAGTCAATGCAGAACAGTTAAAGAATATTTCGCCTTCTAATCTGTCCAATGCTCTTGCTGGACGTGCCGCAGGAATCAATGTGACTAATACCTCAGGAATGGCAGGAGCTTCATCAAGTTTACGCATTCGTGGTAGCTTTGCCGAACCTTTGTATGTTATTGATGGGATTGTTCGTGACAAGGCTGCGTTCGATGCCTTAGAAGCAAACGAAGTGGATCAGATGAGTTTCTTGAAAGATGCAGCTACTGCTGCGGTATATGGTACGCGAGCTGGAAACGGAGTTGTGGTGGTGACTACTAAAAAAGGATCTGCGCAAGAACCTGTTTTCAATGTACAAAGTAACTATAGTTTTGGAGCACCAACTCAGACGCTTTTAGCTGATATTACTACAGCTGCTGATGAGCTGACTTATCAAAATCGTGTTTCACAATTTTTGTGGGAAAATGGAAGTAAGACCTCGCCCTGGGTCGCTCCAAATGGACAAATAGAGTTTGATTATTTTAAAGATAAGGATTACAGTGTCAACGATGTGATATGGAGAAATCCATTCAGTCATAGACAATCAATTTCTGTGTCTGGTGGAGGAGATCGCATCACCTATTATAATTTGGTGAGCTATAGAAAAGAGAATGGATCTTATAAATCTTTGGATCATGAGAAGTTTAATTTGAGAAGTAATGTTAGTGCTAAGATCACGGATGATTTTACGATTGATGTTAATATTTCTGCTAATCAAATCAATTCAAAGCGTTTTTATTGGCCTTTTAGTACCTCATCTGATGATGATGATTTTGATGTTTCAGATTTTTATCGTGTAACATTTAACTGGCCTAAGATGTATCCGTTTTATCTCAATGCTGATGGGTCACCAAGTGATTCACCAACAGATTATCCTGTGCAAACACCTATGGGAAGTTGGCAAGCATGGAATGTGATTGACCAAGTTGTTGGTAACCGCTACATAGATCGTAAAGTCCGACAAGTCAATCCGATTATGACGTTAAATTATAAGTTGGATAAACTTGTACAGGGCTTATCTACGAAAGTTGTCGGTAGTTATCTTGCAGAAGATTATATGCGCAAACGATTTATGACTTTTCAGAAGAACTATACTTTTACATCCTTGAATCCGGACGGTAATCGATTTATCCCAGCACCGCCATCTGAGGATAAAGTGAATGTTTTTACATTTAGTCAGGCACAGCCTTTTATGGATTATGCTCCACAACGGGAATGGGAATATCAGGTCAACTGGTTTTTGAATTATAACCGTAAATTTAATAAACATGGTATCGATGCATTATTAGTGTATGAACAATTTAAGGCCGGTGGTACATACGTGAATTCACGTGCAGAAAATCCGATTGTAAGTATCGATCAGATGTTTATTTATCCGACAGATCGTAATTTTAGATCTACAGATGCTTATGAATCTATTAATTCAAGAAGGGGCTTCATTGGACGTGCAAACTATAATTATTCGGATAAATATATTGCCGAATTTTCATTTCGATATGATGGTTCTCCTTTATTCCCGGGTGACAAACGGTGGGGTTTTTTTCCTTCGATGTCAGCCGCTTGGCGCATATCGGAGGAGCAGTTTTTTTCCAATGTTAGAAACACCATGAGTGATTTAAAATTACGTGCATCTTATGGTACTACAGGTAATGATTTGAATGTGAATGCGCAAAGGATCGGACAATTTTTGTATCAAGAAAAATATCGGCCTTCAGGAGGATATATGTTTGGAGATCGTTACTATAATGGTGTTGCTTACGGAGCTACACCAACGCAAAACCTAACATGGACGACATCTAAAAGTGTTAATATCGGTTTAGATTTTGGTTTTATCAACAATAAATTAACCGGTTCAGTTGATGTATTTAGTCGAAAAGAAACAGATATATTAGGTCCACGATCTTTAAAAGTACCGGATAATTATGGACGGGCCTTAGCTCCTGAAAATTATGCCGCGAGAAGCTACAAAGGGGGTGAGTTTTCCGTCAATTGGAATGACCGTATTGGTGAAGTGTCCTATGGAGTGACAGCTAATATGGGATATGCAAAAGATCGATGGGATATTTTTGATGAAGAACCAGCTTTTGCGGTTGGTGGGACACGTAATTTTGAATCTCGAGTTGGTAGACCCGAAAATAGAATCATAGGGTTTGAAGCTATAGATCTTGTCAGAACGCAACAACAATTGGATGCGTTGAAAAGCAGTGGTTTTAAAACCTACGGACGTGATCCTTATCTTGGGATGATCTTATATAAAGATATTCGTGGCGCTAATTATTCGGATATGCCAGATGGAAAAATTGATGATAATGATTTGACCTTACTTTCTGAAAATAATACTCCTCGTATTAATTATGGCTTAGGACTAAATGCAAACTGGAAAGGCGTCACTATTTCAGCTTTACTACAAGGAGTATTGGCCTATGATCGTGTTATTAGTAATCAAGAAGGGGGCGGAATCCGTCAGCATGGAGGTACTTTTCGTCCATATTACCCAATCTGGGCTGGAGATGTATGGACAGCAGATAATCCAAATGCTGAATATCCAAGAGTGGTAGGATCTAATTGGCAAGAATCGGGCACTGGGGCATCTAGTTTTTGGATTCGCAATGGTGCTTATTTACGTTTAAGAGATTTAAATGTTTCATACAGTTTACCGCAGTCTCTTACAAAAGCAATGAAAATCAATCATGTTAATCTTTTCTTTAATGGAACAAATTTATTTGTGTTTTCGCCTATGACAGAATTTCATGATCCAGAGCAGAAAATGTATGATTCCTATCCTGTAATGAAAACTTTCACATTAGGATTGGATATTAAATTTTAA
- a CDS encoding FecR family protein, with translation MKITTELIDRYLKNQCSTEEAEFLENYIQQAGVLDELSPQEEWSLVPENLDYHNQDKIKEKVFAFINQKNKRSYQKKVRRVVSAAAAVLIGIIGYYFPFSTSKVGPTSQITKVKVLDDQIKEISNLYYINSGNEIMHLTASDGSVISLYPHSEIKYAEDFSTLKERALYLKGKAKFHVAKDVHKPFHVHSTGVITTALGTIFTVDELESTQTQIKLFEGKIEVKAEDTNRGKTLVRTFFPNEEITLDHRDLIVLEEIKSHTVGTDRGGHFLQNTHTIQFKNISLEDVLALLVQNYDIDFQYDKAKIANKFYSGTFSNKNQVYEDIIKEINYLHHTDINYTNPNK, from the coding sequence ATGAAGATTACTACTGAACTAATTGACCGATATCTAAAAAACCAGTGTTCTACTGAAGAAGCTGAGTTTTTGGAAAATTATATACAACAAGCAGGGGTACTTGACGAGCTTTCGCCCCAAGAGGAATGGAGCCTCGTGCCAGAAAATCTAGATTACCATAATCAAGATAAAATCAAAGAAAAAGTATTTGCCTTTATAAATCAAAAAAATAAGCGCTCCTATCAGAAGAAAGTACGTCGTGTTGTTTCGGCAGCTGCTGCAGTATTGATCGGTATAATTGGGTATTACTTTCCTTTTAGTACTTCGAAGGTAGGACCAACTTCACAAATTACGAAAGTTAAAGTTCTTGATGATCAAATTAAAGAGATCAGCAATTTATACTACATTAATTCTGGAAATGAAATTATGCATTTAACGGCTAGTGATGGTTCGGTCATAAGTCTTTATCCGCATTCAGAAATTAAATACGCCGAAGATTTCAGCACACTAAAAGAAAGAGCATTGTACTTAAAAGGCAAGGCGAAATTCCATGTTGCGAAAGATGTGCATAAACCTTTTCATGTACATTCAACTGGTGTAATAACTACAGCTTTAGGCACCATATTTACCGTTGATGAATTGGAATCTACTCAAACGCAAATTAAATTGTTTGAAGGAAAGATTGAGGTGAAGGCTGAGGATACTAATAGGGGAAAAACGTTGGTACGCACTTTTTTTCCTAATGAGGAAATTACTTTAGATCATCGCGATCTGATCGTTCTTGAAGAGATAAAATCACATACGGTAGGTACAGATCGAGGTGGACATTTTCTTCAAAATACGCATACTATCCAGTTTAAAAATATTTCTTTAGAAGATGTTTTGGCACTTCTGGTCCAAAATTACGATATAGATTTTCAGTACGATAAAGCAAAAATTGCGAATAAATTCTATAGTGGAACCTTCTCCAATAAGAACCAGGTGTATGAAGATATTATAAAAGAAATCAACTATCTACACCATACCGATATAAACTATACCAACCCAAATAAATAA